One Helicobacter suis HS1 genomic window, CCACATCTAGCTTATACCAAATGGCTATTTTAATGAGACATTACCCCGCTACCGGTAAACAACCCATTAAAGGCCATCCATGAGGACTTTACGGCTACTCATTGTGGTAGTTTTGGCCTTGCTCTGTTTAGGATGCCATGATCGCAAAAACTTCCAGCCGCCTAAATCTAAGATCAAGGGCGATATTAGTTTTAAATACCAACTCAAAGATCCCATTATTTTTACTAACCGCTATGGGGCTATCTTGAATAATGGGGGTGTGATTGATTTACAGGGTCTAACCCAGCTAAAGTTAAGTAAACACACAGATAAAGAAATCTCTTTTCTCAACCAAAGCCAAGATTATTATATCCTCGCTCAGGATTGTTGGCGTAGCCATAAACAAAATGGTAAAAAGATCAAAAAGCGCAAGAAAAACGCTACGCTTACAGATAAACAAGCAGAGGCAGAGATCATGGGCAATCTTGAAGGGAGTGATCAAAATGTGGTTTTAAACGATCACTGCCACCATATTGAATTAGTCAGTACCGCTATTAATGCTAAACCCTCTATCATTATCCCTTTAGACACTTATCCATTAAGTGCGAGTATCAAAGGCAATAGCTTAGCTGTGGTGATGGCGGATAATTCGGCTAATATTTTTGACATCACCACCAAAAAGTTAATTTTTAATGAAAAGGGTACTTCTAGTCCGGCGATTAATTCTTTAGTGGCTGCTCCGGTGTTTTTAGATACGGTGGTGGTCTTTCCGATGTTAGATGGCCGTTTACTTGTCGTAGATGTGAGTCAAAAAGAACCAACCATTGTGCGCAATATTGTGCTAAATAGTGAGAAATTCTTTAACAATGTTACTTATTTAAGGGTAGATGGAGAAAACATGTTTGCTGCTACAGGCAAGCGTTTAGTTTCTGTGATCTCAGGACAAGAATTTAATTTTGATACAGATATTGTGGATGTACTTTATAAAAACCACCACCTTTATGTACTCACTCTTGATGGGCGGATATTAGAAATGGATCAAACCCTTAACGATCAAAGCATGGGGGTTGTTAAATTGCCCTTTGCTATGTTTGCTACTTTAGTTGTTACAGATAAAAGGCTTTATACCTTAGAAAAGCGGGGTTATTTAGTAGAGGTGGATTTGGATCATTTTGATGATTACCGCGTTTATAGACTCAAAGGCGCTTCTAAGGATTGGGGGGGGAAATTAAATAAGATGAGTTTTTATAGTACCGATAAAATCTATTACGATCGCTACTACCTTGATTTAAGCCATGATCGCCCATGATTTTATGCGATATTGGCAACACCTACTTACATTTTTACAATGGTTCTAAGGTGTGGAAAAGCCGGGTAGAGCAACTACAAACTATTTTTACAGATACGCTTTACTACATTAGTGTCAACACAGCACACACACAAGCCCTTTTAAAAGTTTGCCCCCATGCTCAAGATTTAGCCCCCTTTCTTATTTTAAAAAGTAAATATGAGGGTTTGGGGGTGGATAGAAAAGCGGCATGTTTAGGGTTACAAACTAAAAGCGCTGTAGTAATAGATGCTGGAAGTGCCATTAGTGTAGATGTGATGGATTCTGGCATGCACTTAGGCGGTGTTTTATTACCCGGATTAAAGGCCTATCATAAAGCTTATAGCCAGATTTCTAAGGCCCTTAATTATCCAATCAATGCGCGCGTCAATTTAGAGACTCTGCCTCAAAGCACCCAAGAAGCTTTAAGCTATGGCGCGCTTAAATCTGTGTTGTTATTGCTTAAAGATCTCATTGGGGATCAAAAAGCCTATTTTACCGGCGGTGATGGGAAGTTTTTAGCCACTTTTTTCAAACAAGGTATTTACCACGAATTGCTAGTTTTTGAGGGCATGCAAAGTGTTATCTCTAGGATTTAAAGTTAAATGGAATTTTTCTACCTTTTTTTAAACGCCTCTTTAATGTCTCTTGGCCATTGTGTGGGCATGTGCGGAGGGATTGTGTTAGCTTACTGCCAAACTAAGTTTACACAAAATACCCCTTTAAAATCACAAATTCTAGGGCATGGACTTTATAGTCTAGGGCGTATCAGTACTTATATTTGTGTGGGGTTATTGGCTTTTATAGGTTTTAGAGGGCTTTTAGAGTTGGCTAGCCGTATTTGGCATCTTAACCGTATGCACTTACAAGCCCTTGTTTTTATTGTAGTGGGTGTGCTTTTAATGATTCTTGCATTCGGGTATGTGTTTAAATTTAAAATAGCAAAAGGGTTGATTTTTACGCGTTATTTTAAAAATCTTTTAACCACCCCCCAGCTTTCTAGCTTTTATATACTAGGTCTTTTAAATGGCTTATTGCCCTGTTCTATGGTTTATTATTTTGCACTCAACGCTCTAGCCCAGCCTAGCATAGAGCGCGCATTCTTTGTACTCTTGCTTTTAGGTTTGGCTACCTTTGCTCCTATGTTTATCTTTGGGCTAGTTTTTGGTAAATTCTTAAGTTCTGAGCTTAGGGCGTTATTTCTTAAAATTGCTTTTGTGATGATGCTAGGGTTTGGGGGTTATAATATTTATATGGGTGTGCAAATGCTAACAACTACACATATGGAGCATAGATGAAAGCCTTGTTTTTAGATCGCGACGGGGTGATCAATGTTGATCATGGTTATGTCCATACCCCTAATCAATTTGAATTCATGCCCGGAATTTTTGATCTTTTAAAACATGCCAAACAGAAGGGTTATTTACTCTTGCTAGTTACTAACCAATCAGGGATTGGGCGCGGGTATTATAGTGAGCAGGATTTTTATCATTTAAGTAGCTATATGCAAACTAAGTTACAAGAAGTTTTAGGCTTTAACTTAGATCGCATCTATTTTTGCCCCCACGCCCCAGAAGAACAATGCTTATGCCGCAAACCAAAACTAGGCATGTTAGAACAAGCCCTTAAAGATTTTAGGCTAGATTTAAAACAAAGTATCATGTTAGGGGATAAATATAGCGATATGCAATTTTCAATTAGCGCAGGCATAGGCACTAATTTATGGCTACAAGCCTCTAAAGAATTTGAGTACACAGGATTTTTTAGCATAGAGACTTTAAAAGAAGCACAAGATTTTTTAACCCCATTTAATAAGGATTAACATGCCCTACATTCCAGATACTTTAGAAAATACAACCATTGTTATTACAGGGGGAGCGGGTTTTATTGGGAGTAATTTAGCCCTGTATTTCCAAAAACACCACCCTAAAGCCCGCGTTATTGTAGTAGATAAATTTAGAGACCCTAGTTTGAGCAGTTTGGGGCATTTTAAAAACCTGATTGGATTTAAAGGGGAGATTATCACCGCAGACATCACGCAAGATTTAAGTACATTAGAAGAAATAGATTTTAATTATCTTTTCCACCTAGCCGCTATTTCAGATACTACCTGCCTTAACCAAGAATTAGTCATGCAAACTAACCACCAAGCCTTTTTAAAACTCCTTAAAATTGCACAGAATAAAGGGGCACGCGTAATTTATGCCTCCTCAGCTGCTGTTTATGGCAATACAAATGCACCCAACCGCGTAGGTTTAAACGAAGTACCTGAAAATGTTTATGGTTTTTCTAAATTGTGCATGGATAGAAGTACTCTAGCGTTTGAAACTTCAACGCCCATTGTGGGTTTGCGCTATTTTAATGTCTATGGTCCGGGGGAATTTTATAAAGGTAAAACTGCCTCTATGATTTTACAACTAGGTTTACAGGCCTTGCAAAATAAAGAAGTTAAGCTTTTTGAGTTTGGAGAACAACAACGCGATTTTGTCTATATTGAAGATGTGATTCAGGCTAGTGTAAAAGCTATGGTAGCAAACCAAGTTGGAGTTTATAATGTAGGCTATGGCAAAAGTCATAGCTATAACACGATCGTAGAAATTTTACAGCAAGAATTAGGCGATTTTAAAACCACCTATATCAAAAATCCTTATCCTTTTTTCCAAAACCACACCTGTGCAGATATTCAAAGCACGCATTTAGATTTAGATTACACCCCAAATTATAATCTAGCAAGCGGCATTAAAGCCTATTTACCAACCATTAAAAAACTGGCTAAAACCAATGCTTAGCGCATTTTTAAACCACTCTAAAAAATCTGTACGCGTGTTGGTGGTGGGTGATATTATAGTTGATCATTATATTTGGGGGAATAGCGAGCGGCTCTCGCCTGAAGCCCCCGTGCAAGTAGTGGAGGTGATAGAGGAGACTTATCGCTTAGGCGGGGCGGCTAATGTGGTTAATAATTTAGTGGCTTTAGGAGCACAAGTAGATTTATGCGGGGTGGCAGGCGCTGATGGAGCTAAAGATCGTTTATTTAGTATCTTGCAAGATTTAGGTGTTGGAGTAGATGGGATTTTAATAGATTCTACACGCCCCACTTGCTTAAAAAGCCGTGTGATGGTTGGTAAACAACAAGTTTTGCGCATTGATCATGAAAAAAATACACCCATTAGTTCTAACTTACGCGCCTCTTTATTAGAAATAGCTAACACCTTCTTACAAAATATGGCGGTACTTGTTCTTTCAGATTATTTAAAGGGCGTATTAGATCAAAGTTTATGCCAAGCACTCATCACGCGTGCCAAAGAGCAGGGCAAGATCATTCTTTGCGATCCTAAAGGCAAGGATTATTCTAAATACGCCCACGCTCACTCACTAACCCCCAATAAAAAAGAAGCCCAAATCGCTACGGGGTTAGATATTACAGATGATGCTAGTTTACTTAAAGCCCTAACTATTCTTAAAGACGGCTACCACATTGTTACTCCGCTTATTACTTTAAGTGAGCAGGGCATGGCATTTTTAGATCAAGATAATCTAGTTAAAATCCCCACTATTGCCAAAGAAGTTTATGATGTAAGCGGGGCTGGAGATAGTGTGATTGCTGCGCTTGCTTTTTGCTTAGGTTTGGGCTTAGATTTTGGACAAGCTTGTACTTTTGCTAATGCTGTTGCTGCGGTGGTGGTGAGTAAGGTTGGGAGTGCGTGTTCTAGTTATGGCGAGGCGCTAGAGTTTTTGCGACAACATTATCAAGGGCAAAAAATTTTAGATAAACACACGCTCCAAGCAATCTTAAGTTCTAGCACTAAACGGGTTGTTTTCACAAATGGTTGTTTTGATGTGTTGCACAGAGGGCATGTATATTATTTGCAAGAGGCTAAAAAGCTAGGCGATATTTTAGTTGTTGGGCTTAATAGCGATTCTTCTGTAACGGCTTTAAAGGGCAATAAACGCCCCATTTATCACCAAGAAGATCGCGCTTTTATTTTAGCCAGCTTAGAATGTGTGGATTTTGTGGTGATCTTTGAAGAGCAAACACCCTTAGAGCTGATTAAAACGCTCAAACCTCAAATTTTAGTCAAGGGTGCGGATTATCAAGATAAAGAGATTGTGGGTAGTCATTTAGTAGAACAAGTGGTTTTAATAGATTTTGTAAAGGGGTGTTCTACAACAAATACCATCCAAAAGATACAAGGGCTTTTATAAACATTGCCCCATTAACGCATAATAAAAGCGATTAGAGCTTGATACACTCCCCGCTCAATGTTTAATCTAACTTAGTTAAGCTTATAGGTTTGCGGTGCAACTGGGTTTGGGTTTAACACACCCAAAGGTTAAAACCATTTAGGTTTGCTTGGCCGTTGTAAGTTTGGCTCATAGCAGACTTACAGAGTTTTAATTAAAGCAAATCCAATACCTTTTGGGCATGCCCTTTGGCTTTCACATTATAAAGCGCGTGTTTAATTATTCCCTCTGGATCAATTAC contains:
- a CDS encoding type III pantothenate kinase; its protein translation is MILCDIGNTYLHFYNGSKVWKSRVEQLQTIFTDTLYYISVNTAHTQALLKVCPHAQDLAPFLILKSKYEGLGVDRKAACLGLQTKSAVVIDAGSAISVDVMDSGMHLGGVLLPGLKAYHKAYSQISKALNYPINARVNLETLPQSTQEALSYGALKSVLLLLKDLIGDQKAYFTGGDGKFLATFFKQGIYHELLVFEGMQSVISRI
- a CDS encoding sulfite exporter TauE/SafE family protein; translated protein: MEFFYLFLNASLMSLGHCVGMCGGIVLAYCQTKFTQNTPLKSQILGHGLYSLGRISTYICVGLLAFIGFRGLLELASRIWHLNRMHLQALVFIVVGVLLMILAFGYVFKFKIAKGLIFTRYFKNLLTTPQLSSFYILGLLNGLLPCSMVYYFALNALAQPSIERAFFVLLLLGLATFAPMFIFGLVFGKFLSSELRALFLKIAFVMMLGFGGYNIYMGVQMLTTTHMEHR
- the gmhB gene encoding D-glycero-beta-D-manno-heptose 1,7-bisphosphate 7-phosphatase; the encoded protein is MKALFLDRDGVINVDHGYVHTPNQFEFMPGIFDLLKHAKQKGYLLLLVTNQSGIGRGYYSEQDFYHLSSYMQTKLQEVLGFNLDRIYFCPHAPEEQCLCRKPKLGMLEQALKDFRLDLKQSIMLGDKYSDMQFSISAGIGTNLWLQASKEFEYTGFFSIETLKEAQDFLTPFNKD
- the rfaD gene encoding ADP-glyceromanno-heptose 6-epimerase; translated protein: MPYIPDTLENTTIVITGGAGFIGSNLALYFQKHHPKARVIVVDKFRDPSLSSLGHFKNLIGFKGEIITADITQDLSTLEEIDFNYLFHLAAISDTTCLNQELVMQTNHQAFLKLLKIAQNKGARVIYASSAAVYGNTNAPNRVGLNEVPENVYGFSKLCMDRSTLAFETSTPIVGLRYFNVYGPGEFYKGKTASMILQLGLQALQNKEVKLFEFGEQQRDFVYIEDVIQASVKAMVANQVGVYNVGYGKSHSYNTIVEILQQELGDFKTTYIKNPYPFFQNHTCADIQSTHLDLDYTPNYNLASGIKAYLPTIKKLAKTNA
- the rfaE1 gene encoding D-glycero-beta-D-manno-heptose-7-phosphate kinase, producing the protein MLSAFLNHSKKSVRVLVVGDIIVDHYIWGNSERLSPEAPVQVVEVIEETYRLGGAANVVNNLVALGAQVDLCGVAGADGAKDRLFSILQDLGVGVDGILIDSTRPTCLKSRVMVGKQQVLRIDHEKNTPISSNLRASLLEIANTFLQNMAVLVLSDYLKGVLDQSLCQALITRAKEQGKIILCDPKGKDYSKYAHAHSLTPNKKEAQIATGLDITDDASLLKALTILKDGYHIVTPLITLSEQGMAFLDQDNLVKIPTIAKEVYDVSGAGDSVIAALAFCLGLGLDFGQACTFANAVAAVVVSKVGSACSSYGEALEFLRQHYQGQKILDKHTLQAILSSSTKRVVFTNGCFDVLHRGHVYYLQEAKKLGDILVVGLNSDSSVTALKGNKRPIYHQEDRAFILASLECVDFVVIFEEQTPLELIKTLKPQILVKGADYQDKEIVGSHLVEQVVLIDFVKGCSTTNTIQKIQGLL